From a single Bacillota bacterium genomic region:
- the mscL gene encoding large conductance mechanosensitive channel protein MscL — protein sequence MWKEFKKFAIKGNIIDMAVGIIIGSAFNKIVSSLVNDVIMPVFSMITGKIDFTNLFFALNGEHYATIDEAKKAAAPTLNYGVFISAVIDFLIIAFSMFIVIRWINKLKKNEKEAPPATPTTKICRYCQSTISIKAVRCPYCTSELTESN from the coding sequence ATGTGGAAGGAATTCAAGAAATTTGCAATAAAAGGGAATATTATTGATATGGCTGTCGGTATAATCATTGGATCTGCATTCAATAAGATTGTAAGTTCTCTTGTAAATGATGTAATCATGCCTGTATTCAGTATGATAACCGGTAAGATTGATTTTACCAACCTATTTTTCGCTTTAAATGGAGAGCATTATGCAACTATTGATGAAGCAAAGAAAGCAGCGGCACCTACCCTTAACTACGGTGTATTTATATCTGCAGTAATTGACTTTTTAATTATTGCCTTTTCAATGTTTATAGTAATAAGATGGATTAACAAATTAAAAAAGAATGAAAAAGAAGCACCTCCTGCTACACCAACAACAAAAATCTGCCGGTACTGTCAGAGTACAATATCTATAAAGGCTGTCAGGTGTCCATACTGCACCTCTGAATTGACTGAAAGTAATTGA